In Lacibacter sp. H375, one DNA window encodes the following:
- a CDS encoding alpha/beta hydrolase has translation MKASKTCLMICLLFSFTVRAQEIVELYPGSIPNAKKSEKKETFNGGMFRAVTKPTLEIYLPEKEKATGTALIIIPGGGYSVVVYQGEGIATAKQFASKGIAAFVLKYRLPDDSMMLNKTIGPLQDAQQAIKFVRENASKWGVDTNKVGVIGFSAGGHLASTAATHFQKPVIENISNTNLRPDFQIVVYPVISMQDSLTHRDSRNKLLGNNPSKELINQYSNEWQVTSKTPPAYITHAADDKVVDVDNSIAYFESLRHQNVAVEMHVYPKGGHGFIFRQPDWIEPLLLWMKKNNWIN, from the coding sequence ATGAAAGCAAGCAAAACCTGTTTGATGATATGCCTGCTCTTTTCATTCACAGTGCGTGCACAGGAAATTGTTGAACTGTATCCCGGTTCAATCCCCAATGCAAAGAAATCTGAAAAGAAAGAAACCTTCAACGGAGGAATGTTTCGTGCTGTGACAAAGCCAACACTGGAAATCTATCTGCCAGAAAAAGAGAAAGCAACAGGAACGGCTTTAATTATCATTCCAGGTGGTGGATACAGTGTGGTTGTTTACCAGGGAGAAGGAATTGCTACAGCAAAACAATTTGCAAGTAAAGGCATCGCTGCTTTTGTATTGAAATACCGATTGCCGGATGACTCCATGATGTTGAATAAAACAATTGGTCCCTTGCAGGATGCACAGCAAGCCATCAAATTCGTTCGGGAAAACGCATCGAAGTGGGGAGTTGACACAAACAAAGTGGGTGTTATTGGGTTTTCTGCGGGTGGTCATTTGGCTTCCACGGCAGCAACTCATTTCCAAAAACCGGTGATTGAAAACATAAGCAATACTAATCTGCGGCCCGACTTTCAGATTGTTGTTTATCCGGTCATCAGTATGCAGGACAGCTTAACGCATCGAGACTCCAGAAACAAATTGCTTGGAAATAATCCATCGAAAGAACTTATCAACCAATATTCAAATGAATGGCAGGTTACCAGCAAAACACCACCCGCTTACATCACTCACGCAGCCGACGATAAAGTAGTGGATGTAGATAACAGCATTGCCTATTTTGAAAGTTTAAGACATCAGAATGTTGCTGTTGAAATGCACGTTTATCCAAAAGGCGGGCATGGCTTTATCTTCCGGCAACCGGATTGGATAGAGCCTTTACTTCTGTGGATGAAGAAAAATAATTGGATAAATTAA
- a CDS encoding endo-1,4-beta-xylanase produces the protein MSINKITSILFAVSIVVIFSYCSSKLSQSSPNQVKGLKDYYKDYFLMGVAVTPRQLQGEDSALIVNHFNSVTAENAMKMGPIHPGENEYYWKDADAIADFAKKHGLKMRGHTLLWHAQAPAWMFKDADGKEVSKEVLSQRLKEHITTVVNRYKDRIYGWDVVNEAIDDNDTVFYRKTQWLKIFGSEEFIAKAFEYAHAADPKAVLFYNDYNTENPKKREKIYQMVKKLKESGIPIHGVGLQGHWSINNPSREELEKSIQMFSSLGLQVQVTELDVSVYGGRQGGQLIQGQRRDTTTSFTPEMEEPQREKYKMVFDVFRQYKEKLTGITFWNLSDRYTWLDGRGRKNYPLLFDINRQPKKVYWDVVNFTQEKSK, from the coding sequence ATGTCTATAAACAAAATCACAAGTATTCTTTTTGCTGTTTCTATCGTCGTCATTTTTAGCTATTGCAGCAGCAAATTGAGCCAGTCATCGCCAAACCAGGTAAAAGGATTAAAGGATTATTACAAAGATTATTTTTTGATGGGTGTTGCTGTTACTCCCCGTCAGTTGCAGGGCGAAGACTCGGCTTTAATCGTTAATCATTTCAATAGTGTAACAGCCGAAAACGCTATGAAGATGGGGCCAATTCATCCAGGCGAAAACGAATACTATTGGAAAGATGCCGATGCCATCGCTGATTTTGCTAAAAAACATGGATTGAAGATGCGTGGTCATACCTTATTGTGGCATGCCCAGGCTCCCGCATGGATGTTTAAAGATGCGGATGGTAAAGAAGTATCGAAGGAAGTTTTATCACAGCGGTTAAAAGAACACATAACCACGGTAGTTAACCGGTATAAAGACCGCATTTATGGTTGGGATGTAGTTAACGAAGCAATTGATGATAATGATACAGTTTTCTACCGCAAAACACAATGGCTAAAAATATTTGGTAGCGAAGAGTTTATTGCCAAAGCATTTGAGTATGCGCATGCTGCCGACCCTAAGGCCGTTCTCTTTTACAATGACTACAACACAGAAAATCCAAAGAAGAGAGAGAAGATTTATCAGATGGTTAAAAAACTAAAAGAGTCTGGTATTCCAATTCATGGTGTGGGTTTGCAGGGGCATTGGTCTATCAATAATCCGTCAAGAGAAGAATTGGAAAAATCAATACAGATGTTTTCTTCACTGGGCTTGCAAGTACAAGTAACCGAGCTGGATGTGTCGGTGTATGGAGGCAGGCAAGGCGGACAATTAATTCAGGGTCAGCGTAGAGATACCACCACCAGCTTTACTCCTGAAATGGAAGAACCACAACGGGAAAAATACAAAATGGTGTTTGATGTTTTTCGCCAGTACAAAGAAAAGTTAACCGGTATAACCTTTTGGAATTTAAGCGACCGTTATACCTGGCTGGATGGCAGGGGAAGGAAAAATTATCCCTTGTTATTTGATATAAACCGTCAACCCAAAAAAGTGTATTGGGATGTGGTGAATTTCACGCAGGAAAAAAGCAAGTAA